ACATTATTAAAAAACTTATTTACTCTTAACTGGGCAGAAATTAACCCAATTATCTTGTCCTTATTCTCTCTTGTTGGTATCTGGCTACAAATTTACTGTTGTCTGCTATTTTTTGATGGCAGAATGCAAAAGATACCTGCCTCACCTTTTTTGTTAGCTTCAGTAGCAACAGGAGTACTTGGCTTAATACCTTATTTAGCGCTACGTGAACCTAATCAAGAATTTGATGGAAAAAAGGATTCATTGCTAAAACTGGTAGATTCTCGCTGGACTGGTGTTGCTCTTAGTTTAAGCACTATTTTATTGCTAGCTTACGGTTTAATAGCAGGGAATTGGGCAGATTATCTTCAGCAGTTTAACAGCAGTAAATTTATTCATGGCATGAGCATTGCGTTTTGCCTATTCGGCGTGTTATTTCCCACTATTTTAGCCGATGACATGGCGCGTAGAGGTTGGAAAAATCCCCAGGTTTTTTGGGCTGTGTCTCTTTTGCCTTTACTCGGTTCACTAGCCTATCTTTGCTTGCGTCCTGCTTTGTCAGAATCTAGTGTTAAGACAGGTTCTCATCAGCAGCAGCTAATTTATAAATAACGTTGATTTGGTTAGCTAGTTTGGTGCAGGATTATGTTAAGAAAAATTGCTTTATCCTTAATTTGGATAGTATTTGTTAGCTATACAGTATGGCTAGATCCTCTTAGTAAACCTGATACATTACCCTTAGTTAAAAAGTTGTTGACATTTCAGTGGGAAGAAGTTAATGCCATTCTAGTTGCCATTTTTCTGCTGATGGGTGTTTGGCCGATGATTTTTTCTTGCTTGATGTTTGCTGATGGGACTAGGCAAAAAATCCCTGCCTGGCCTTATTTTCTTGCTTCAAATTTTACAGGGGTACTTTGCCTTTTACCTTACTTAATTTTGCGTCACCCAAACCAAGACTTTATCGATCAAAAAAATGATGTGATTAAAATTTTAGATTCTCGCTCGACAGGGATTGCTTTACTTTTAAGTACAATAGCATTAGTTGTATATGCTATTATTTTTGGAGATTGGCAAGATTATAGTCAAGAGTTCCAAAATATACATTTTGTTCACTTGATTAGCTTAGATTTTTGCTTGATGTGTGTAATATTTCCATTAACATCATTATTTGATGATGATATGGCACGTCGGGGTATTAATGATTCCCGAATCTTTTGGGCAACAGCGTTAATACCTTTATTTGGCCCACTGGTATATTTATGTTTGCGTCCTGCTTTAATGGAGAGAACAGAAAGAGAAATTATACATTTAGCTGATACTTTCAGCCATTAGGAGCTAATGCTCACTCAATTCGTAATGTTAGACGGACAGAACTGTTAATACCGCTAGGCGCTCTCCAGGTAGAAAGCCATTGTTTAATTAATTCAATTACGGCTGCTTGTTTGAAAGTTGAAGTTTCTTGTTCCCAGATAATTTGTTGTACCCGTCCGCTAATATCTACTATAAAGTTAAACACCAATTCACCGCTCAAACCACTAGGTAAATTTACGATCATTAAATGCTGCATCATCCCAGCAGCAACGGCTTCATCTAAGCCTGTGATGCTAACAATTTGTAGCTGAGGTTGCAGTGCTGCTATGATGTTGTTTAGATCTTCTTCAACTTCCTGATTGCTAAAATTGCCATCGGTCAAATTGAGAGTAAAACTCTCTTGCTCCTGAGCAACAGGTTCAGTAAAATCTGCGTTAGAGTTGGGTTGAGTAGGTACTGTTTTGGATGAATAAGTAGCTTGGGATTGGCTAGAATTTTGAGAATTAGTAGGTTTTTCTTGGGGTAATATCTCTGTTGCTAAGTTAGGTAATATTGGCGATCGCTTACTAGGCTTTTCTTTACCTCCAATCTGATATCGTAATCTCAGGTCTTGATTAGGAATGGTGTCAACTTCTGTTAGCTGTATTCGTACAATTTGACCTGCTTGTGCAATTTTAATGGCGTGAGATGTAGAGTGTAAATTCGTAATCCCTATACTAGAATTAATCTCGACTGTGAGATTAATTTCATTTTTACGGCGCATAGGTGGTGGCGTGGCTGTAGGATTAATTACTATAGCTTTAGTAAGCTGATTAAGATTCCTATTTCCATTAAGTTGACTTGGAGAAAAGTAGCTTGATGCTACGCTCATTGGTAAGACAAACTCATAATCACCATTGCTGACTTCATTACAATCTTCACCCACAAACTTAAGACAATCGGTGTAACAAATTGTAATAACAATTAAGTCACCAGGCTTGATGTCTGCCAGGTGCTGTGTAAAAATATTTTGCCAATATTGTTTTAATAAACTAACTGTCTGTTGTTGGTTACTGGTTAGTTCAGAGGTAGATTCAGATTCTTGATCTATTTTAAGGTTATATTTGATAGTGCGATCGCCAATTTTAATCTCTATGGCATCCGTTTCTGCTTCTTCAGGTAGTGGAAAAATATAGACAGCATCTAAAGTTTTATTAAAAGGGTTCTCAAAAGTTTGCGCCACCTGCACTCGTGACACATTGCCAGCAATTTTAGCTTTGACTTCTGTATACTTTAGGGGAAAGATCAGTATTTGTGTACCAATCCGAAAATATAATCCCCCTGCTGGGTGGTTTTGTTGAACTGGTGTAATCATATTCATCACAGCTTCGCTCAAACTTTGGGCAAATAACTAGCTGTTAGCGCTGCCCTTTTAAGAACTATTTGGGTTGATTGACTCATATTAACTTTGAAGTGCTGATCAATTCCATGAAAATTAAAGAATAATTAAGCTGTTGTAAAGCTATACCAGTACTTGTCCGAGTAA
This genomic stretch from Oculatellaceae cyanobacterium harbors:
- a CDS encoding after-VIT domain-containing protein — translated: MNMITPVQQNHPAGGLYFRIGTQILIFPLKYTEVKAKIAGNVSRVQVAQTFENPFNKTLDAVYIFPLPEEAETDAIEIKIGDRTIKYNLKIDQESESTSELTSNQQQTVSLLKQYWQNIFTQHLADIKPGDLIVITICYTDCLKFVGEDCNEVSNGDYEFVLPMSVASSYFSPSQLNGNRNLNQLTKAIVINPTATPPPMRRKNEINLTVEINSSIGITNLHSTSHAIKIAQAGQIVRIQLTEVDTIPNQDLRLRYQIGGKEKPSKRSPILPNLATEILPQEKPTNSQNSSQSQATYSSKTVPTQPNSNADFTEPVAQEQESFTLNLTDGNFSNQEVEEDLNNIIAALQPQLQIVSITGLDEAVAAGMMQHLMIVNLPSGLSGELVFNFIVDISGRVQQIIWEQETSTFKQAAVIELIKQWLSTWRAPSGINSSVRLTLRIE
- a CDS encoding DUF2834 domain-containing protein, which translates into the protein MIRKITLWSLWAGFIIYVIFFAPPVQPDTLTLLKNLFTLNWAEINPIILSLFSLVGIWLQIYCCLLFFDGRMQKIPASPFLLASVATGVLGLIPYLALREPNQEFDGKKDSLLKLVDSRWTGVALSLSTILLLAYGLIAGNWADYLQQFNSSKFIHGMSIAFCLFGVLFPTILADDMARRGWKNPQVFWAVSLLPLLGSLAYLCLRPALSESSVKTGSHQQQLIYK
- a CDS encoding DUF2834 domain-containing protein encodes the protein MLRKIALSLIWIVFVSYTVWLDPLSKPDTLPLVKKLLTFQWEEVNAILVAIFLLMGVWPMIFSCLMFADGTRQKIPAWPYFLASNFTGVLCLLPYLILRHPNQDFIDQKNDVIKILDSRSTGIALLLSTIALVVYAIIFGDWQDYSQEFQNIHFVHLISLDFCLMCVIFPLTSLFDDDMARRGINDSRIFWATALIPLFGPLVYLCLRPALMERTEREIIHLADTFSH